The DNA segment aaattataaaaatttcgaatctgaaaaatataatctgaaactataaaaaaaaaaaaaatttcattttatttatttttattttatttatttttgtttgtttatttaattttaaaccaagggtattagagatattttaccctttaatgaatgtcatttttgtgactttctccttctagtgctatttttgtgacataaacttcaaaaggtgctattattgacaattgcccataaaaaaatgtatggtaataaaaaaattgttttatgttttaggcGGCTAGATTGATAGACGTGATTATGTTGCAGGGATCATACATAGGGACGTGAAGACAACAAACATTCTTCTAGACGAGAACTCCACGGTAAAGGTAGCTGACTTCGGACTCTCACGGTTGTTTTCCACAGACCAGACTCACGTCTCCACGATGCCGCAAGGCACTCCAGGATATGTAGATCCGGAGTATTACCAATGTTACCGTCTAAACGAGAAGAGTGACGTGTACAGCTTTGGAGTCGTACTCACCGAGCTCATCTCTTCAAAAGAAGCCGTGGATATCACAAGACATCGCCACGATGTCAACTTAGCGAACATGGCCGTTTCCAAGATCCAGAACAATGCGGTGCACGAGCTCGTGGATCCGAGTCTTGGATTCGAGAAGGATCCAGAAGTGAAGAGGATGATGGTGTCGGTGGCTGAGCTTGCGTTTCGCTGTTTGCAACAGGAAAGGGAAGCTAGGCCGTCGATGGATGAGATTATGGAGACTTTGAAAGGGATCAAGGGGGAGAAGTGCAGGAAGTTACCGGATGTGGTGGACATTGTGGTAAGCAGAGGAGATGACGTTGGATTACTGAGGCATAGTGATCCTCCGCCGGTTTCGCCggatgctgatatgtgtaataGCAGTTCGGATACGGCTGCGCGTTCATTTTGAGAGGTTGTTTAATTAGGTCTCGTCGGTGGTGTGTAATAATATATTCAGTCGGGTAAAActcttcttttatatatttattttggctCAACTAGAAATCTTTATTGTTTGTGTATTGTCTATTGCTTTCTCTGTTCAACACAAAAACATTGATCAATCACACTAGGAAGAAGAATCTTCCGTGATCATTCCTAAATACCAAGCATGGCTAACTTGTGTCTTATGAGTAGCAACAATCTATAGCTGAAAAGAGAAGTCTATCATCCACAGAAAAGAGCTAGTAGCCTCCAATATATTCTTCGTCCATCCCTTCAAATAATCCAGGCAGAACAGCTATTCCAGAACTTACCAGAAATCTTCTTATTGCAACGCGTTaacttatcatttttttttttttttttttttgtaaactaaaagggttaaacccggatctattaaagacacagacctaaccCCCGGGTGGAGGTAcagcccacggatagaccctctCCTGGGCATTCAAATGAGCCGAAAGCAATAGCCCATATCCGTGTGGCCAGCGGGGTTCGAACCAGGGTTCGCCGTATTGGGTTTAATCCTTCAAGCGCCACTGGACTACCTGGTTGTTAACTTATCATTTAGTCACTTTCTTTCATTCTTTGATGGAAAAACAAGGTCTCAATGGCCCAAACTGAGTTTGGCGACCAGAAACAAGATCCACTTGTCTTTTGGGATGGACTAACAATATCGAGCGAGAGCCAAAGCCCATCAGAATGGACTCTAACATTTAGTCTATTTCATGAATATATacggaggaaaaaaaaaaagagaatcagatgttgatttaatatttttgtgatttgtaagtaagttactagattttgacccgcgcttaaaaGCGCGGATTATTTTTcagttgataaaaatatatgatatgaattagtattttagttttgttatacattattatgttacaaaattttattatatcaaaaaaattattatttttatttagttagttaatgtaattatatttttaatcgtttgattacttttttcaaaaaaattatatggatTGATCAAATTCAGTGcgtctattattttaaaataaattattttcaattagATGAAAACAATACTTTTATATCAACTTTGGATCCGTCGTCGAACCAGTAAACACGATGACTTGTACATAAGCTGGTTTAGATTTAATGAAAAGTCGTTAATTTAAAGCATGCAAACTTCGAAAAAAACATGCAATCAAGTGTGACCCGGCATTTGGTTGACATGGtaggaaaaaaataatcttcaataatattttaagagatGAATGAAACTTCTAATATATTAacacaataaaaaataatttaatgtaaatatatataattttgttttaacaaatgatttgctaaagtgtttttttattaaatttgattttgtaaatatttagaattatatAATGTTAGATGACATGATATAATATGTTGTATGATATATGCTTTCATTTAATAAttgatatttaaatcttatataTCCATCTTTGAGAATAATATATGATGTATATAACGCTATTGAATAACAACAATAACATTGGatgataataagaaaaataattagagAAGTGTATCATACAAAATGAGAAATAATAATaggatttatttaaaatatttaaattatttatagttattttagTGAATGGTaggataaaaaataaagagttttatatagatgttataaattcttttataatatatttttaaaaatattttctttgaataatataaattttcaatcgCGTCTATAACATATTCTTATCAAAAAtcatcataaaaatatatttagaatatatatatttagaatatattgTTAAACTATAGTACACAAAATAATCTctaacaatatatttagaataaattgttaaactgtatgcaaaataacttcctttaaaatatagttaaaattattagaagtgTTAGTCAAGGAGAATCTATGATGTATAAGCTGTGTAGATAAATATTTCAGAATGGTCAACATATTCATTTGAAAAACCACATTTTGATCAACGAAAAAATGATAGAGTGAAGGCTTTggtcaaaaaataaatgatagtgTGAAATGTTGCAAAGTTGGTGGTACCAAGGAACAATATAGTTTTGGTATTTAAATTTACCAGTCACGTTTTGGTTATGGATTTATGAGAAATGTTTTGGAAAGatgatattttagtataatggagttatgtataattttttggtGTATCATAGTAAGTTGAGTAATAAATAAGAGCattgattattttatagttagaaaaatataaggtAATTGATTATTgcatagttagagaaatataaggtgaGACCAAAAAAATAGCCAAGTCTAATGAAAGGGTCCAATAACTttttataggtagatttttaaaaacttcttcccttttaatagcATAGATGTAAACCAAAACAAGTAGGATTAAGATTAGACTAAGTAAaccaattcaaataaaaaatatgattaccTAAACCATTTCGATttaggtttttggttttcttagCTATATAAATCAACATGCTTCTTTATTTAAGCCGTATATAAGCTGAGTTTTAATATTAACTCATcacatatctatattattaaagcatAATCCatactaatattatttaaaaaaaaattcatctcgtttttaaagaaaaaatatacaattttatttaatatatgttatccaaaagaaacaaatgaaaacctatctaaaattttagttatatatatatatatatatatttatatatatatatatatatatatatattttttttcctaaatataatttaaaataattcaaaatttatattaaaacactggtaagaaaataataaaatctagaatattaacaaaagtttattttaaataaaatttaaattaaattttttttattgctgCACAAAACACctaattaatcaaaaaaaattaagctaaTTGCTCGTCTTTTATTTGCAACTGCTAATTTCTTGTCGtgtttctattaatttatcTGTTTAGCACAAAAACATTGATCAATcgcagtaaaaaaaaaaatcttctgcGATCCATCCTAGATGCCAAACATGGTTAATTTTTGTCTCATGAATAGCAACACATCATTAAAACAATCTATAGGTGAGAAGAGAAGTTCATCGTCCACAAAAGAGAGCTAGTAGCCTCTTGGACATTCATTATCTATCCCCTTCAACTAATTCAGGCAGAACAGCCATGAACCGTGCTAGAAATCTTATTATTGCAATCGGCATTAACTTATCATTTACTTGGTcactctttcatttttttcttgaaacacCGTCACTTTCTTTCAATTATTGCAATTTCCTAATGGAttgtaataaaaaaacacaatatcagAAAGGGAATCTGCGCTGattaaagtaaaaacaaaacatatttaacaactttaacaaaataagaaaatattccAAGCACCTGATTTTGAAGTCGTTTCTGCAAAAAACCttcaacttgttttttttttttgtaaattaatccACAAAATCAAAAACTCACAGGTCAACTTTCCAAGTGTCAGTTAAATCgcaatataaaccaaaaataatactaagtattttttaaaaattgaaccTGGCTCAGTCGAACCTTGCAACACGAAACTTAACAAATGAGCAAACCATCGTGCCTCTTTTCATTTTCGTCGTTTaccaataataatattttttttaccaataaTATGCATGCAGCATGTCTGCGTTGTAACTTGTAAGCCACCAAATTCCAAAAGAAAGTTCGGATTTGTAAGATATAAAACTCGAGAAAGGTATattaatatagtatataaaaaaGAGAAGGTTGGTCAATAAAAACCAAACATAGGTTCGTTTAATTTAACTCCAAAACCAAGAcattcatcaattttttttcttttgcgaATTACATTCACCAATTCTTtcatatttcttcttttttcttcttcttcaccatatTCCTATTTGTCTCCCGACACAATGATCGATCTGTTTCTATCCCCCACAAAATCTATGTTCCATATAATCATCATATGGATGCTCTTTGTGATaccttcttttgttttctcagCTGATGATAAGCTTCACAGACTCTGCAGTCAACCGTTTAGCTGCGGCGATCAAACCGGTCTTCTGTATCCTTTCTGGATAGCTGGCAGGGAAGACTGTGGCCACCCTGAGTTCAAAGTCAACTGTAGTGGTGGATTCGCAGAGCTAAGTATCTCCTCCGTGAAGTATAGAATCTTAGAGGCGAACTATGACTCTCGTATCATAAGACTGGCAAGATCGGATTATATTGGCGATCTTTGTCCCACAGATACTTCAGATATGCCATTCAACCAAAGCGTCCTTCCACTTTCTCCTAGCAGCGAGTTGCTCACAATTTATTACCACTGCAGCCAAGACTTTTCACAGTATGTTCCTACTTATTTTGGAGCCTTTGCTTGTagtggtggtgatgatgatgacaaaaaaaattattatgcgACAAGAAACCTCTCGTCCCCTCAGCTTCAAGCGATAAGTCCTGTTTTAACCAACCTCAGCGTATTTTGCGATAAAAACGTCAGTATTCCTGCATCTGGGCCCGCGCTGAACACGCTACAGTTGACTTCAAGTACAGATAATCTAAAGAAGGCTCTTGAAGAAGGTTTCGAGCTTGGACTTAACCAAGATTGTTCGATCTGCTTAACCTCTGGGGGTGCTTGTGGGTGTAATCGGAGCTCAAGTGGATTCATCTGCTATAATATAGAAAAGGCCAATAACCGTAGTAGAAACAACGGTAAGATTTATTTCGTACATGTTCTAACTTCTGAAGGAACAGAAGTGCTGTAGTAACCGATAATGCGAAGCTAACGTTATCTTAGCCTTCGTAATACCGTTGAATTCTTATAGAACGCATGGAAATAAGGATTCAagagttgtttaaaaacaagctctaagtttttataaaatcaataatcAAAGTGGTGTCTCTCACAAACCTAAGAGATCACAATATATAGGGACAGAAGTCCTAAaacgaaaaaataaaagaaaacctAAACTTATGAATTAAAGGAATGCATAGTATCTtagaaaaaagaaataagaaaaccaAAGCTCTATGGGTTTAGGATGTTCGCTACAACAGTTCAAATTTAATGTTTCCAGTAAGATTCACAGTTCTGTATTCAGATAGAACTtaccttttttgtttttatggtgTCATTCCATTAATGCAGGTCTCTCCACTGGAGCTACACTAGGTATTTACCGTTCTCCTGttgtttcaaaagataaaaaaaacttgatttgcCTGTGAATTGATTACAATATACCATATGAATCACAACACAGATAGTCTTATTATGAAAGCCTTGTTTGTTTTTCTGTCCTAGGAATCGGGATTGCTTCTGTATTAGTGCTGCTATTTCTGACAGCCGGATGCGCGCTCTGTCTAATCAGACGGCGGAAGATACAAGCAGCTCAATACACAAACAAAGACTTGCCAATAACGTCTTATTCAAGCAAAGACGCCTCAAGCCATCCAACTCCCAAAACAATCTCAAGCCACGCTCTTATCCCTTCAATCTCTAACATCACAAACGCAAGCACCTACTTTGGAGTCCAAGTTTTCAGCTACGAAGAACTCGAGGAAGCCACTGAGAATTTCTCTAGAGAGCTTGGAAACGGCGGCTTCGGTACAGTCTATTACGGTAAGAACCACTCAATTCTTTAACACCCACTTCAAAAGATTTTGCATTCTGATCAAACATTTTTGGCTATTTCTGAAAGGCGTGTTGAAAGATGGACGAGCTGTAGCAGTGAAACGACTATATGAAAAATCTATTCAACGCGTTGAACAGTTCAAGAACGAGATCGACATCTTGAAATCGTTGAAACATACAAACCTCGTTATTCTCTATGGATGCACATCGAGACACAGCGCAGAGCTTTTGCTTGTCTACGAGTATATATCAAATGGAACTCTGGCCGACCATCTTCACGGTGATCGTGCTGAAGCCCGTCCTATTTGTTGGCCAGTTCGTTTAAACATAGCAATCGAAACCGCAAGTGCTTTATCCTTCCTCCATAAATCAGGTAAAACAACAAATTCaaatatcaataattttttttcttgtcaaaatttatataaaagtttaaaagaCTTACAAAATTAATGTAATGATTTATGGGTATACTTTTTTATgtgttttaatttattcatattTAGGCGGTTAAGTagagtttttttctttggttaaaAGTGGGAGTTCTGGGTCTAGAGTCAGCTTTTAGATATTcccatttaaaaattaattttccgGCCCAAAAgttgtttgatttgatttggttCTGTTGTAGGGATCATACATAGGGACGTGAAGACAACAAACATTCTTCTAGACGAGAACTCCACGGTGAAAGTAGCTGATTTCGGACTCTCACGGTTGTTTTCAACAGACCAAACTCACGTCTCCACGATGCCGCAAGGCACTCCAGGATATGTAGATCCGGAGTATTACCAATGTTACCGTCTAAACGAGAAGAGTGACGTGTACAGCTTTGGAGTCGTACTCACCGAGCTCATATCTTCTAAAAAAGCCGTGGATATCACAAGAAAACGTCACGATGTCAACTTAGCCACCATGGCCGTTTCCAAGATCCAGAACAATGCGGTGCACGAGCTAGTCGATCCGAGTCTTGGATTCGATAAGGATCCAAACGTGAAGAGGATGATGATTTCGGTGGCTGAGCTTGCGTTCCGATGTTTGCAACATGAGAGGGAAAATCGGCCGTTGATGGATGAGATCGTGGAGATTTTGAAAGGGATCAAGGGGGAGAAAGGCGGGAAGTTACCAGATGTGGTGGATATTGGATTACTGAGGCTTAGTGATCCTCCGCCAGTTTCGCCGGATACTGATAAGTGTACTAGCAGTTCCGATACGGCTGCGTGTTCATTTTGAGAGATTGTATAATCAGGTCTCGTCGGTGGTGTGTAATAAATTCATTCTGGTCAactctttttatctttcttgaatattttatttttggctcAGCTAAGAAGATCTTTATTGTTTCTGTATATAGTATGTGTGATTGCGTTTTTGGCTACTTGTCAAATTGACAATTtgagtacttctcttttaacaCTGTAGTTTTATTCAAAAAAGACTGGACTGAAGGGTCAAAGAACATTTCTAATCTATTTTGCTATTTTTATAGTAGAGAAATTCTATAAttgtgttgtgttttttttttccaatgtatttctctataatACCAAGTTCTAAATACATAGTAAAAATAGAAGATTGCTATTTCTTtcactataaataaaaaaacaacaatttttattttagaagaaaaatagaaataacatGGAGTAATTTTATCTGTTATTATAAATACAGTAATAGAAAAGGTCGAAGATATTCTACTAAAATCAGAGTTTTATAGAAATCAAAGAAGAGAGATGGAAAACGGAGCAAGAATCACAGGAAACGAAAGCATATCAGAGTGATGATACTCATATGGTGTAAAATAACCTTTTGGAATGGAACGATCAACACAAACTTGTCCATTCTTTTGTGTGAAGACATCATCAAGTCTAATAGCTTTTACAAACTCTAGAAATTTATCTCATCCATTTTCAAGTGAGTATAAAGTAAGACAGCCTATCTAAGTTGTATCAGACATGATGCTAATATAtttgatcaaataattaaaaatttatgaaaacattcttaaatattaaaacataatgtGATGTCAGGTTGAGCTAAAATAATTGATGAAATGGTTCAAAAGAGTAGATAATatgttctattttatttatatatatatatatatatattagcaattaaattttctttttcagtaTATACAAACAGCTAAAtcttattttagtaaattagtATAGATAGACAGGAAAAACTGTACATGCATGAATTTTCGATATTTAAGAAATTGATAGGTggtaattaaatgttttatacGAAATTATTGATTATGTGGATGTTTAGATCAACTTTTTGAGTgtataaaccttttttttttaaattgtttaactcactttttataaaatcatttttaaaaaattgtttcattCAAGTCCAATTTGTCGACTAGAAGGAAATCTAGACGAAGAataaaccgatttttagaacaaatGACAATTTCCATCAGCTAAAAAGATACCACACTCGTTCTAACTGCCACGTGTAGCCTATCTTCTTCAAGAATGGTGCCGATCCTAGTCACTATATTCTTTACCTTCCACTATGACTACTCGCACGAAGCAAAGAATCATCATCAGCCAGATCAACCTAAACGCTACCCAATCCTTCAGATGATCAACGGAGAGATCGACCCAAGGCCAAATCAATGTCTCTCCAGAAATTCAAGCTCCTCGCCACTCACTGCGGCACCGTCGCCGAGAGTCCGACGCGCAGCCCGGTCGTCCACCTCCGCC comes from the Brassica napus cultivar Da-Ae chromosome A7, Da-Ae, whole genome shotgun sequence genome and includes:
- the LOC106404947 gene encoding LEAF RUST 10 DISEASE-RESISTANCE LOCUS RECEPTOR-LIKE PROTEIN KINASE-like 1.4, translated to MIDLFLSPTKSMFHIIIIWMLFVIPSFVFSADDKLHRLCSQPFSCGDQTGLLYPFWIAGREDCGHPEFKVNCSGGFAELSISSVKYRILEANYDSRIIRLARSDYIGDLCPTDTSDMPFNQSVLPLSPSSELLTIYYHCSQDFSQYVPTYFGAFACSGGDDDDKKNYYATRNLSSPQLQAISPVLTNLSVFCDKNVSIPASGPALNTLQLTSSTDNLKKALEEGFELGLNQDCSICLTSGGACGCNRSSSGFICYNIEKANNRSRNNGLSTGATLGIGIASVLVLLFLTAGCALCLIRRRKIQAAQYTNKDLPITSYSSKDASSHPTPKTISSHALIPSISNITNASTYFGVQVFSYEELEEATENFSRELGNGGFGTVYYGVLKDGRAVAVKRLYEKSIQRVEQFKNEIDILKSLKHTNLVILYGCTSRHSAELLLVYEYISNGTLADHLHGDRAEARPICWPVRLNIAIETASALSFLHKSGIIHRDVKTTNILLDENSTVKVADFGLSRLFSTDQTHVSTMPQGTPGYVDPEYYQCYRLNEKSDVYSFGVVLTELISSKKAVDITRKRHDVNLATMAVSKIQNNAVHELVDPSLGFDKDPNVKRMMISVAELAFRCLQHERENRPLMDEIVEILKGIKGEKGGKLPDVVDIGLLRLSDPPPVSPDTDKCTSSSDTAACSF